The following proteins come from a genomic window of Panthera leo isolate Ple1 chromosome E2, P.leo_Ple1_pat1.1, whole genome shotgun sequence:
- the SDHAF1 gene encoding succinate dehydrogenase assembly factor 1, mitochondrial codes for MSRPSRLQRQILSLYRELLRAGRGKPGAEARVRAEFRQHACLPRSDVLRIEYLYRRGRRQLQLLRSGHATAMGAFVRQRSPTQESSGAGAPGTQPDNGDGPRNPLDGMRSPETPPDGR; via the coding sequence ATGAGCCGGCCCAGCCGGCTGCAGAGGCAAATTCTGAGCTTGTACCGCGAGCTTCTGCGCGCCGGGCGCGGGAAGCCTGGCGCCGAGGCGCGGGTGCGGGCCGAGTTCCGGCAGCATGCTTGCCTGCCACGCTCCGACGTGCTGCGTATCGAGTACCTGTACCGCCGCGGGCGGCGCCAGCTGCAGCTGCTACGGTCGGGCCACGCCACTGCCATGGGTGCGTTCGTGCGTCAGCGGAGTCCAACCCAGGAGTCCAGCGGCGCGGGGGCGCCAGGGACCCAGCCTGACAATGGCGATGGTCCGAGGAATCCCCTTGACGGAATGAGGTCACCGGAGACACCCCCCGATGGACGGTGA